GATGCAATGGCGCACGGATGCAATGGACTGCTCTGGAAACAGTGCCTGCAAAGCTGAAGGTGTTTGCTTGGTGGCTGACCAAGAACTCTATTCCAACAGAATCTGTGCGGCATCACAGGAATATGGCACAAACTAATCTCTGTCAGATTTGTCAGGCTGCGGAGGATACATGGCGTCATGCTCTGATCTACTGCACTATGGCAAGTGTGTGTGGGCACTGCTAGATGAACAACTGACGGAGCATGTGATCTTGAACACCTGCCCGGATGCCAAGGTTTGGTTGTTTACTTTGATGGAATCCACCTCGAAGTATGAGTTCGCGGTAATCTTAACAACATTGTGGGCGATTTGGTGGGCTGGGAGGAACGCGATCCATGAAGAGAAATACCAGTCTCCGCTGTCCACTTTCGCTTTCATTCAACGTTTCCTGGAAGACCTCTCAATGACCGAAGTAGCTTCGGAGGATGGAGCCGGTACTGCACAAATGATAACTGTTCGACGATCTAAAGCGTAGGTGCCGTGCTGGTTGCCACCGCCGAGTGGCTGCTTTAAAATCAATGTGGATGCGGCCATTTCCCGGTCTGGCGCTGGGGGTGCCATCGCGGCCGTTTGTAGAACTCCCGAGGGGAGGTTCCATGGAGCTTCGTCGGTTACTATACGAGGTCTATCCGACCCTGCGACACTTGAAGCCCTAGCGTGCAATGAAGCTCTAGCTTTGGCCCGTGATCTCAGTTGCTTGTGTGTTGCCTCTGACTGCCGGTCCGTAATCAAGAACTTGGAGATGGAGAATCTCTGCCATTGCAGTGCTATCACGAAGGATATTGAGGAAGGGAAGAAGCTGTTCCAGGAGATCGTTTTAGACATGAAAAACGTGTGTTTAATTTTGATGCTCATAATTTAGTTAAAACGGCTTTGCCGCTCTCCTTCGGTCGTCGTGTGTGGTTGTTACTTAGGAGTACCTGATACCACTTGTATTCATGTGCAAGTGAGAGTGCAATAAAGTGGTTTTaccccttaaaaaaaaagcaaacacGGGATCCTTTCGGATTCAGATTGAACTTAATTACTGTATTTATAGTCTGGAAGTCGAAATTCATACCGTATTGAATTCGAAACTTTGTTTGAACCaagttttctttctctttctcgccggcctgcGGCGACTCTGCGAGGGGTTCAATCCTACGAGCTGCCAAAAACAGCAAATCGAAGGAGCTCTCTCAAAATCCTGTGGCCTTTCAGGGAGCGCGAGATGGATCGCCGCGACCGCCTCCACGCGCAGGAGGACGAGCAGGgagccgccgaggaggaggcggagcagaTCCAGTACCCGTTCTTCACCGAGGGCACCAAGGAATTTCTCCAGGCGCGCGTCGACATCGCGATGCACTCACTGCCCCTCGCTAAGGCCAGGGTCGAGAGAGCCAAGCGCCGCCTCCGAGACCCTGACGAGGACCCCGAGGCAGAGGCTGCTGGCCTTGCCGTCAAGCAGGCGGGGGAGTTCGCGCTCGAGCGCAGCGTGGTCGGAGACGATCGCCCTCTCACCGgctgctccttctcccgcgACGCGTCGATGCTCGCTACAAGCTCCTGGAGCGGGATCATCAAAGTATGGAGCGTGCCACAGATAACAAAAATCGCAACCCTGAAAGGTCATACAGAACGCGCAACCGATGTTGCCTTTTCTCCGGTTGATAACTGCTTTTTAGCGACTGCCTCGTGGATCGCTTGTAATGTCTTTTGATGGTCACCTGGATCGTCTTGCTCGCCTTGCTTTCCATCCATCTGGAAAGTACCTTGGCACGGCTAGCTTTGACAAGACTTGGAGACTGTGGGACGTTCATACTGGAAAGGAACTTCTGCTCCAAGAGTGGCATAACAGAGGTGTATATGGAGTTAGCTTTCACCCAGATGGTTCTTTAGCTGCGTCTTGTGGGCTTAATGCAGCTGCTCCGATTTGGGATCTGAGATCAGGAAGATCATAATGGCTATCTGGTTGCCACTGGGAGTGAAGACAAGGGATACCAAGACCACCAAATTCTTTTTTCATGCATATAAGGTGCCAATTGACCAGGTGTAATTTCCTATGACCCTCAAAATCACTCCAAAGGCAGTGTGGCATTTGAGAGTTGATGAGGTTGTTGTGGGCCTTGTGGCCATCTTTCTACGACTTGCATTGCTATAGTATTCTCCCTATAAAAATCGAACAACGAAACCAGCCAATAAATACACCTCCATTATTGATGAATCCTTAAATGATGATCGAATGCGAATGCCTCGCCAGAAGGCCCAGAACAGCTTGACAAATACAGTACACGTCGTACAGCCATACGGCCCTGTCACAAGAGAGCACGACAACGATGGTCCCTCTCCGCGCACAGGCTGCATGAATCCCCCAGGCCTACTCGAGGTGGTCGTGCGGCCTGAGCGACATGAACATGGCTGCGTAATGGCGGAGCCGGCGGTccccgtcctcggggcccatgccGGGCGGCGGGAGCACCGCCGTGGCCATCGTCCTGGCCCTGTACCTCCGCCACGCGAGCTGCACGTTGACGGCGGCCCACGTCCGCCAGTTGGACGAGTAGTACCTTGCGGTGCGCTTGAGCTTGTCGTTGGCGAACTTGTACCGGAAGTGCTCCGTGATGTAGCGCAGGTCAGGGGCGTCCAGGCAGAAGGcctgcgccgcctccacgCACTCGAACGTGGCCGAGGACGCCGGCAGCCGGTCCACGAACGGCCGCCGCAGGCACCAGGAGAGGAGCTCGTCGCCCAGGAAGCTGCCGGCGCCCAGCACGCACGTCGCCACCACGCCCTTGGTCAGCGGCTGCGTGCTCCGGAGCTTCCCCTGCAGGATGAACACCATGCGCTGCACCGGGTCGCCCTCCCGGATCACCTTCTCGCCGCTGCAGAACACCAGCGGCCGCAGCCTGTCGCAGATGTTGTCCAGGATGAGCTCGTCCATGCCATGGAACAGAGGAACCTGCATCGGACGGGACAGCCGTGAGATCGTCTGAGCTGAGGTCCATCTATCTATCCGACCTTAGCTACCGGTCTCAAGTGAAATCTGACAACATGATAATATTACCTGTTTAACCAGCTCGAGGCAGAGGTAGCGCTTGATGTCTCGCCGGAGCCCTTCGGGCAGGTCCTTGatcatctccatctcctcgtctCCGGTGATGGCCGCCCAGCGCTCGCGCTCGTACTTCCGGACCCTCTGCCGCAGCCGGGACGGCAGttgcctcctcctcatccaccaTTCCATGTCCCGGAACCGCAGTTGCATCTTCCGCTTCCTCGCCAAGACAGCGTGCAAGAAGACCTGCAGCAAAAAGAATTATCACATCCCcgcgaaaaaaaagaatcataaCATGTTACTATCAACGGAGATAGCTTGCTCCAGTAAAAATGGAACAACAAAAGGATAGCTGAGACTTCACACCTGTATGTTTCCAATCAGTAAGGTGAAGAGCATCAGCCCACTGAGCACATTGATGATGCTGAATATCACCTCAAGCCAATTGCTCGTCGGCTCAAGATCATTGCCAAAAGTACTGCCAGTTGATGCATACGAATCGTATGAGATATAAGTGAGATGGTGGTAGAGCAAACAATAATAATGTAAAAACCTAGAATTAACTAATAATATTGCTACCCTGCATACAACAACCATGTAACAGAACTGTTGGCTTACAAATAACTGCCAGGAATATGCATTTTCAAATAGAATGATACTAAGGTACTAAGGTATCTGTCAATTCTCAAGATGGCCACTCAACATTCAGGTACTAAGGTATCTGTCTGGAAATAACTCCCTCTGTCAGAAGCAGGTAATATTAATTTCACTAACTAAATTACCTGAGTGTCATGAGGCCCCAAAATATAGGATAGAGAATTTTGACAGCAAGTGAATTGCTCGAGATAACAGGAAGAGCTCCCTTGTAGATTCCATAAGCATAGGCGCCATTGCCACTTAGACAGGTCGGCACGTTTTGTTGCCCAAAGGAAGTTAAGTTCGTGTCACATGCTAATCCACTCATATCTGATGACCAAGGAAAGTGAAAACACATTTCCTTGGAGCAGGCCAGTGACATTAAATTGCAattattgtttttcttgcATTCCGCTTGGAGGCAGGAGGCAACACGCTGAATCGCAAGAACATACCAACACCCACCTGCAATCTGGGAATAGTAGAAAGTCGTGAATAACCAGCATTGTCTACAATAATTTACCATGCATGATCCCTATATTTAGTACCAACTGTGGCTATATGAAATTCCACAAAGGAATCTGTTAAGCTTCTGAGGTCAGGAAATTACAGGCGACCAATTTCAAGGTAGGTAAATTCAAGATTTTTCTAAAGTCCAACAGCTTGGTTTCATTTAATCAGCATTCAGCAGCAACATGATAGATCTGATCGTCTGGGACAGTTTTCCTGTTCAGCAATAATATGAGCAATGCTATTTTTCTTTAATATAACAGACCATCTATATATTACTATTCCAATTTGCCATTATCATCAGCAACAGTTTGGTACTTCCTCTTGAAACAATGGTTGCTTCTTAAGCACGACTATTTGCAGATATTCTAGACATTCCCTTGATTTACTTAGAAATAATATTGCTAAGTGTGTTGTAAATAAATTCAAAAGATCATTGACCAAACTAACAACCAGATATCGATGATTGCAAAGAATTGCAGTCCATAAAACTATGACCAACGATTCCTTGTGCATGATTTTGATATACATTCTGGAAGTGACTTATGGGAGAGGGAATACTCACATGAGAAGCAATGAAATAGGCAAAAAGATTTAGACCAAATCCCCACCATACTGTTCCAAAGATGTAACCTGTCACCTTCTGCATTTTCCTCATGATATGAATACTATGATACACCTTGGGGAGAAATTGCAAAACGAATATGAGCAGTAGTATTGTCATGATAACTTTAACTTGCTCTTCTCTGATTAACTTTGGTATGACCAGCCAAAAGATGATCTGCAGAATTTGATTGATCAGTTtactggggttaaaaaaaggGGTAATGTAAAAGAGTTCAGAATTTTTCCGTGATAAATTTGATTGAACTCAATCCATGtcagaaaaaaagatacaCCTAAAGATTATACAGATTATTCAGCAGTCTCTTTAGAACAATAACACCTCTTCATTTTCATACATATCGTCACATAAATAATGAGAAGGACATAGCTATCGTTTTGTGGCCATGGAGATCCTAATAGGCACCGCCACACACGCTGAATGCCCAGCGTTAAAATGACAACATCAATTATGCAAAACGAGAATGAATATTACTTATATATTATACGAGAAAAGCTAACTCCTGCTTTAAAAATGACTGAATGATCTGGCGACAAAGACTCATGAATAGtcagcaaaagaaaacaaaaaatcagcTGCAGGATCTGAAAGCGGTCAAATCCACTGTAACACCGGCAACATGATAAGATAGAGGACAGATGAGAATATCTGTTACACTGACTGCATGAcaaaacacaattctacaCTCTTAATGCTCGTCTCCTTGCAATCCGTTGGGTCGCTGCAAACCTTAACCATGCAAGAAGTCGCCCTACCAGAGTACCATGAGCACCGTGCATGTAGATCTGCATAATTGAACCgtcattttcctttttattttcctcCATCAATGATGGGATTTCCCCCATTGCATCCACGGTCATATTCTGAAACTACTAGCAATCATTGCTCTATGCCTCCAACCATCCGTACTTATTCCGTAAGCGCATCGGTCTCTATCGCTTACTACTAATTTCGATCAGAATTCTCTAACTCGTCATCGCTGGGACGGGTCAGGACCATTCCAGTATAAGCTGGAGACTAGAGCCTCACACTGCCCTACACACATGAACACCTACCACGCATCAGTATTCAATAAATAGCTAGTATAGCTAGCACGTAGTAACCTGCAATTTTACACATGAACTCGCTAGTGGACACTGCGGTACCTGCAAATGTGCGTGTCTCAATGTGTACCCTAATTTAACATTTCCGACAAGGACGTTGTGGTGTGTCTCGAAACCAGGTATATGGGGCACGCCTATAATTTTGGTCCGTTTGATTGCCCACCTACTTGGGCAAGGCATGTCGTTCTAGTGGCCGGTTCGATGCAAAgctggagggagtagtgtAGACTTATTACTTGGTTTGGATCGATGCTTCAAATCATGATTTCCATGGTGAAAAATGGCAGTAATTCGAGGTTGGGGCAATGAACTGACCTGAGGGATTGGGAGGATAACGAAGAGGTCGAACCAGAGGCCCTTGAGGGAGCGGGCGTAGTTCGCGGCGATGGCGCGCGGGTCCCAGACGAGCTTGCCGCAGCCGACGACGAGGGACTCGCGGGAGACGTAGGCGAGGCGGAACTGGACGAGGACGTGGGCGAGGTGCCCCAGGTCGGCGCAGGTCCGCAGCGccgtgacggcggcggcgaggccggcgtCCATGTACATGCACGGCCGGCCCGCGCGGCCGATGGAGAGCGCGTAGAAGAAGAGCGGGTCCACCGCCAGGGCCGCGGCCCGGCCCAGCAGGATCCAGCGGTTCCAGCGCTGCACGCGCTTGCTCCGCGGGTCGAGCACGGGGCCGAACAGCCAccgcgcggcggccacggcccccgCACCCGCCGCCGGGTGGGCCTGCTGCGACTGGACGGGCACTAGCGACGagccggcgtcggcgtcccAGTCGGGCGAGTGCACCTGGTCGCACGTCGTGGAGTGGAACGCCGGCACCCCGGGCTGCGTGCACGCGTAGCACTCGCCCGGGGGacccgccatcgccgccgcagGCAGGCTGCTCGACGCGACGCCCCTTCCGGCCTGGGACTCCTCATCCCCGTCCTGCCCCGCGCCGCACGAGCCCAGCGTCCGCTTGACCCCATCGCGCGCCTGCACGAGCAACCTTCTACTGCCAGCACAAAATTAAAACAGCACACCCCATCACACGATCAATCGCCAAATCAAGGGAGCCGCCGTTCCCAGAGAGAAGGAGGCACGCATTAAACGCACGGAGAGGAAGCCAGGCCAGCTCACCTTTCGGAGAGGGagcggaggaaggagagggaagGCATGTCCCATGAACGGCGGAAACCATGAACCGGCCGGCCGACCGATCGAGCAGAGCCCGAGGCGTACAAGAGTTTTGGAGCTGTGGCGTTCGGTTTCGAATCGAATGCGGCGAGCAGAGATAAAAGTGAGAGGGAGGTGGCGGTACAACTGTACCTGGCCCCCAATACGTGTCAGCgcggaggcgtgcgcgcgTACGCCGTCGCCGAGCGCTCCCAGAGAGCCTGTGTTTTGGCTCGCGGCCTCGCGCTCTTGTGCCCACGTCTACCTACCGTCGGCTCGACTAGGTACATAGACTACGGTCCTACGGAGCAGTACAGTAGAGTAGTCAGCAGTATCGGTACAAAGTCCGGTACGCAATAATGGATCAGATGGGGGCGAAAATAGACCGCACTGCGGCTACGGGATCGTTCTGGTTTATTCAGGTGATCGTCTGCTCGTGTATACGGAGATCGGACTATTGGAGGGCAATGCGTCACCGCCTCACCGGACAGACTTgcaccgccgccatggactGGGAATAATGCAGATGAACGTGTATCTTGTATTCagtattctttttctttgagaagGTGTGTCAAGTATACTTTGTACGTGCGGCTCCGGTGCATGGACTGGGTCCGCGCGCGGTCGAGGGATGAAGTCGCTCCCCTTGGTGATTGGTGTGACCTTTTCTTCAGTTCGGGTCTGCCATTTAGTAAGCACAGACATGTCGAGGCCATGCGTACAAACATGGCTAGACAAACAGAGGCTGAATTTTAGTTCCGCTGATATTGTGTAGTCCCCAGGAAGGCAAGAACGTGTAACAAGGTCATGGTGCACGGCTAGGCCTCAAGTCCAAAGCTGTATGTCACCAGACAATGTCCTTAActttgtacttcctccgtctgaAAATAAGTGACTGGATCGAGAGAGTACATGCTTTTGTCACTAACGACTCAGCTGAGTGTGTTGGGTAATGGAAAGGAAATTATTCCGTGTCCAAAAACAATAGTGGTTGCCATTACCCAATCGGTGAGCATGCAATGTGGATCTCACAGAtttgttgctgttttttttctctctcaagGGTTAGAGTCGAGTGAAGTCCCCGACATAAGGGTTTGTAAATAGAAAGTGACTATTTGTCAGTCAACTTAGAAGTAATTATTTTTACGGTAGTAAAACCATTGCCGACACAAACACATAGTATGAGCAACAAAGCAgtagttttaaaaaaaaatcaggcatGTGCCGCATTCTTTCGGGTTCTCTCttattctctcttttttcagtCCTAAATCCAATTTTTTGCCACCAACCCCTTCTTCAGCGAGATCTTCACCGTCTCTGCAGACCCGCCCACCATTTCTCCTTGAACCTCCACTGGGCTTCCCCGATCACACAAAAAATGCTTTCTCTCGACTAAAAAACTTTATCAGAAGCTATTattcaaaagcaaaaaaaaaagatttcgTTTCcctaaaggaaaaaaaaactgcacaTAAGAAGAAAGCAAATTCCAGCCGTCCGAAAATACGACAAAACTGCTTCCAGAAGAGGAGCCATTCCCAGCCGTAGAAACGCGCCCGCAATGAAACGGCCTGACAAAGCGGCACATGAGCCACGCCTCGCGCCGTGCCTCCCGCTGGCGTGCCCTGGCCCACTGACCATTGGCACGTTACGTGTACCGACGGCCACCGttgcacggcacggcacggagAGATATTTTAACGCCTTCCGATTAGGAACCCCCCCATCATCGATCACTCGGGATACAGAGCTTTGCGTCGCGTGACTCGCGCCGCATCGCATCGCGGGCACACTGCACACCACCATCACATCACTGGGCGCCGCTCGCACCAATGGcgaccgcctcgccgccgctgacgcTCGCCACCTCTtacccgccgctcgccgccgccgccggcgggggacGGCTCGTCGTAGTAggcgccgggggcggcggggtcgcGCCGAGGCGGGGGCCTAGGGGCCTCGCTGTCCGGAGCGTGGCGAGCGATCGGGAGGTGCAGGGGCCGTCCGCCTCGGCCGAGGAAGGTAAGCGGTCGCGTACTCCTGTTTAATTGTGAGTCTGTGACTACACGGATGCCAATGTGGGTTGAATCGCTCGTTGATATGCCATGCGAATGTATGATCCTCCCTCCGACGTGCGTGTACGGATGTTGCTCTCTGTGTTGCGGAGTTCTCGTGGTGCGGTAGCTTTGATGGGCTTTTGATTTTGCGTGCTGTAGGATTTGTGAGGTTTTGCGGTTTACAGGAATTCGCGAATAAACTTGAACAAATGAGTTCTGAATTTACTGAGACTGGTTGCTGTTTTCATGGTCCGGTAGCAGTAGGTTGGTGTGTCAACTGTCAACTTAGAAGGATACAGACGATACACTATCAAATTCTAAGAATTCCGTCCGCGTGGACTTCCAGTCTGCCAGCATTGGGGTCTGTCATTGTTTGCCTGGTGATGCAGGAAATGTCGCTGTAGTATTAGTAGGAACTGCAGATGTCCGTAAAAAAATCCTCAAAATTTGCAGCAGGGAAAATGAATCGTTCGAGACACCGTCTGAAGGAGTGAAGGTTATGCACAATCAATCATTTGGATGATGATTGGAACATTGTAGCACTTTAAGCTGGAAAATCAAGCATGATAGGATACACGATTTGTTTCTTCTGAAGGTGGTTCAGACACCTGTATGAATTTTAGGATCATTGGATTAAGACGCAAGAGTTTGGTGGAAACCACTTTTTGTGGCAATGGATGAGACATGACGCAAATCAACTTCACAATTTGTCTTACAAAAAGGCAGCCGGAGCTGCTTTTCATTGATTAATGGAGAACAGAGGTATAGGGTTGTAAGTTGTAACACTGTGTGTAAATAGTGACACAACATATATTAACAGTCGTGCAAGAATTTTTACATACAATTAATGTTTCATGCACGTTTTTGTTTTAACCGTTAAGTACCtactctttttatttttgaggaaAGTTAAGTACCTACTCTTAGAAGATCTTCGATCCTaatattcttcttcttgtaaCTCAGAGCTTTCAAGCGTGCTAAGTTCCATTGATTCGTCTGCCATCGCATCAAACATCAAGCACCATGCGGAGTTCACACCCTTGTTCTCTCCAGATCACATTTCACCCCTAAAGGCTTACCATGCAACTGCTAAAAGTGTTTTTGATGCTCTGATAATGAATTGGAATGCGACATATGACTATTACAACAGAATGAATGTAAAGCAAGCTTATTACCTCTCCATGGAGTTCTTGCAGGTCTCACAAGCTTCTTCCTTTTGCGCAAAAGTCTCACAAGTTATTTCATTTACCCTGATCTCTTATCTTTTGGTAACTTATTATGTCATCTGGTTATTTTCTGTGTACCGTAGGGAAGAGCTCTTACAAATGCTATTGGCAACCTAGAGCTAACAGGACAATATGCAGAAGCGCTAAAACAACTTGGACAGAATCTAGAGGATGTTGCTAGTCAGGTAAGCAATTTTTTTAAGAGATTGGTTCTGAGTCCATACCAAATCGTCTCATACAGTCATTATTTAAAATACCAAAATTAGTCATTAACTTCCCTTTGTTTTGAAACTAtcggaaaaggaaaaggtttTTTCTGGGTGTTCCACCATCTGACTTATATTCTTCATGCAGCTTTCGGTGTGAGTGACTACGAAATTACTCAAAACACGAGCTTGTTGATGTCTAGAGTGCCCTGTATTTTAGAAATCTTAAGATTGGATATGTTACTTTTGTATTGCATCAAACAGGAACCAGATCCTGCACTTGGCAATGGTGGTCTAGGCCGTCTAGCATCCTGTTTTCTGGATTCTTTGGCAACCCTAAATTACCCAGCATGGGGATATGGACTTCGTTACAGATATGGCCTCTTTAAGCAAATCATAACAAAGGATGGCCAGGAGGAGGTAGCGGAGAATTGGCTAGAGGTAATGATACACCTTCCCTGCTTTAGTTCTGGACTGTTGATTATGTTGGCAATTATTTTAATGGCCCTCTTGTTAGCTTCTTACGCCATTCATAACTTCATATTATTATCTCCAGATGGGGAATCCATGGGAGATTGTAAGAAATGATGTCTCTTATCCTGTGAAATTCTACGGAAAAGTGGTTGAAGGCACTGATGGgaggaagcactggatcggaGGAGAGAATATCAAGGCTGTGGCGCACGATGTCCCTATTCCCGGCTACAAGACTAAAACTACTAATAATCTTCGTCTTTGGTCAACAACAGTACCATCACAAGATTTTGACTTAGGGGCTTTTAATGCTGGAGATCATGCCAAGGCCAATCAAGCACATCTAAATGCTGAAAAGGTCTTCATTTTACCTACATTTTCCATTTGAGTGCAAACCGTAACTCAAAATACAAGTGATTCAAAGACTAAACTGTGTCTAGTAGTTACTGCGTGTTGTCGTTCAAACATTTTTAACTTTGATTGGTAATATACTAATAGTAAAATTGGTTCCTCGTATCCAAATGTCATAGCTAGATTTGTCATGAAAAGTACTTTATTCTCATTGTATTTTCATGTAAATAGAAAAATTATCGTCAAAGGTTTATGTTGGAAAGTTGGAAACCGTGTCAATGTCCATAACAGCAGGTAAATATGAagggaggaagtacatccataACCTCTTCATTTGGTGTTCGCAATGATTTAGCATGTACTGCATTTTTCTTGCTGTGCTTTAATCATCTCAGAGTATACATCACACTAATAGTGCTCCTTTATATCGATAACAAAATAAGTCTGATGAGATATGGTTACAGTTCAATACTCGGTAGCCTATGCTTTCTATTATTACCTTTGAGGGTTTGTGTAATTTCAGGCCCAAACGTGTGGGGTGTTCATGGTTTAAATTGTAGACTGTTCCTCACATGTTCAGTAGTATCTAGTTACGGAGTATATTTTATATTGAAATGTCCTTTGGTGTTATGTTCTAGACTTTTAGTAACCTCTAGTTGTGAGCACTGTGGACACAAATTACTTTGTAGTCATGTTTGATTTACTGGTCTTCTCGTCATGCCAGATATGCCACGTATTGTATCCAGGGGACGAATCATCAGAAGGGAAAGTTCTTCGCTTGAAGCAACAATATACTTTATGCTCGGCCTCACTGCAGGACATCATTTCTCGTTTTGAGACAAGAGCCGGGGATTCTCTCAATTGGGAGGACTTCCCCTCTAAAGTTGCAGTTCAGATGAATGACACTCATCCAACATTGTGCATCCCTGAGTTAATGAGAATACTGATTGATGTTAAGGGGTTGAGCTGGAACAAGGCTTGGAGTATCACAGAAAGGTATCACAGAAGGGGACTACAGTTTGATGAGCTTTGTATTCCATTCAATTCTTTACTGATTGACTGATTTTCACATTATTTCTAGAACCGTTGCATACACCAACCACACGGTGCTTCCTGAAGCTCTGGAGAAGTGGAGCTTGGACATTATGCAGAAGCTTCTACCTCGACATGTCGAGATTATAGAAACAATTGATGGGGAGGTATCAAATGTGCAGAAAAGATTATACAATTAATTTCATGATCTGTAGTTCCACTTATGTTTCCTTGTTTTCATCATTGATTTTAAAACAGCTAATGAATGGCATCATCTCAAAATATGGAACGGCAGATATTTCGCTGTTAAAACAGAAGCTTAAAGAAATGAGGATTCTAGACAATGTTGATCTTCCAGACTCTATTGCCAAACTATTTATCAAACctaaagagaaaaaggaatcTCCAAGTAAATCAAAGGAGAAGTTGCTTGTCAAATCTTTGGAGTCTATGGCAGAAGTCGAGGAGAAAATTGAAtcggaagaagaggaaaacatTCTACCTGAGACAGCGGAGGAAAAAGCTGAATCTGAAGAAATTGCGGATGCAGAAAAAGAGGAGCCTGAGTATGAGTTAGATCCATTTGCAAAGTCTGATCCTAAGTTACCCAGAGTTGTTCGAATGGCAAACctctgtgttgttggtgggcATTCAGTTAATGGTGTGGCTGAGATTCACAGTGAAATTGTTAAGCAAGATGTGTTCAATAGCTTTTATGAGGTACTCACATAAGGATTTGGAATTGTGACTTATTTTCAGTTGCTGCTATAATTATCAGGTCATATGGTACTTACCATCTGccattttcttgttttcttcgccagatGTGGCCTGCCAAattccaaaacaaaacaaatggaGTAACTCCGAGGCGTTGGATCCGGTTTTGTAATCCTGAATTAAGTGCGATCATTTCAAAATGGATAGCCTCTGATGAG
This is a stretch of genomic DNA from Brachypodium distachyon strain Bd21 chromosome 1, Brachypodium_distachyon_v3.0, whole genome shotgun sequence. It encodes these proteins:
- the LOC100830976 gene encoding cyclic nucleotide-gated ion channel 2 isoform X2, with the translated sequence MPSLSFLRSLSERRLLVQARDGVKRTLGSCGAGQDGDEESQAGRGVASSSLPAAAMAGPPGECYACTQPGVPAFHSTTCDQVHSPDWDADAGSSLVPVQSQQAHPAAGAGAVAAARWLFGPVLDPRSKRVQRWNRWILLGRAAALAVDPLFFYALSIGRAGRPCMYMDAGLAAAVTALRTCADLGHLAHVLVQFRLAYVSRESLVVGCGKLVWDPRAIAANYARSLKGLWFDLFVILPIPQIIFWLVIPKLIREEQVKVIMTILLLIFVLQFLPKVYHSIHIMRKMQKVTGYIFGTVWWGFGLNLFAYFIASHIAGGCWYVLAIQRVASCLQAECKKNNNCNLMSLACSKEMCFHFPWSSDMSGLACDTNLTSFGQQNVPTCLSGNGAYAYGIYKGALPVISSNSLAVKILYPIFWGLMTLSTFGNDLEPTSNWLEVIFSIINVLSGLMLFTLLIGNIQVFLHAVLARKRKMQLRFRDMEWWMRRRQLPSRLRQRVRKYERERWAAITGDEEMEMIKDLPEGLRRDIKRYLCLELVKQVPLFHGMDELILDNICDRLRPLVFCSGEKVIREGDPVQRMVFILQGKLRSTQPLTKGVVATCVLGAGSFLGDELLSWCLRRPFVDRLPASSATFECVEAAQAFCLDAPDLRYITEHFRYKFANDKLKRTARYYSSNWRTWAAVNVQLAWRRYRARTMATAVLPPPGMGPEDGDRRLRHYAAMFMSLRPHDHLE
- the LOC100830976 gene encoding cyclic nucleotide-gated ion channel 2 isoform X1, coding for MPSLSFLRSLSESRRLLVQARDGVKRTLGSCGAGQDGDEESQAGRGVASSSLPAAAMAGPPGECYACTQPGVPAFHSTTCDQVHSPDWDADAGSSLVPVQSQQAHPAAGAGAVAAARWLFGPVLDPRSKRVQRWNRWILLGRAAALAVDPLFFYALSIGRAGRPCMYMDAGLAAAVTALRTCADLGHLAHVLVQFRLAYVSRESLVVGCGKLVWDPRAIAANYARSLKGLWFDLFVILPIPQIIFWLVIPKLIREEQVKVIMTILLLIFVLQFLPKVYHSIHIMRKMQKVTGYIFGTVWWGFGLNLFAYFIASHIAGGCWYVLAIQRVASCLQAECKKNNNCNLMSLACSKEMCFHFPWSSDMSGLACDTNLTSFGQQNVPTCLSGNGAYAYGIYKGALPVISSNSLAVKILYPIFWGLMTLSTFGNDLEPTSNWLEVIFSIINVLSGLMLFTLLIGNIQVFLHAVLARKRKMQLRFRDMEWWMRRRQLPSRLRQRVRKYERERWAAITGDEEMEMIKDLPEGLRRDIKRYLCLELVKQVPLFHGMDELILDNICDRLRPLVFCSGEKVIREGDPVQRMVFILQGKLRSTQPLTKGVVATCVLGAGSFLGDELLSWCLRRPFVDRLPASSATFECVEAAQAFCLDAPDLRYITEHFRYKFANDKLKRTARYYSSNWRTWAAVNVQLAWRRYRARTMATAVLPPPGMGPEDGDRRLRHYAAMFMSLRPHDHLE